In the genome of Gloeotrichia echinulata CP02, one region contains:
- a CDS encoding serine protease: MNRRCLLQGTWTLLLFFACLAGIALALPKQKQISHLCTKVNCKELSQQQLQQISQAITVKVLAKDFLGSGSLLKNEGLVYTVITNAHVLRTAEPPYQIQTPDGLIYQATIVKNVSWDGNDLGLLQFRSTGAVYQVGNLADSSSLAIGDKVFVGGFTSRIEESQTTRFVFTSGQVSLVLDKALEAGYQIGYTNDIRKGMSGAPLLNHRGEIVGINGRHKYPLWDAPEFYKDGSQVCKPLKELITSSSLAVPIKTVVQLAPKFAPKPKNITQQNPELMPIESDFEPEKDKYIPYSILQMQAAAEAAKNCI; the protein is encoded by the coding sequence ATGAATAGGCGATGTTTGCTGCAAGGAACCTGGACTTTACTCCTCTTTTTTGCCTGTCTTGCTGGAATCGCCTTGGCTTTACCAAAGCAAAAACAAATTTCTCACCTTTGTACAAAGGTTAATTGCAAGGAACTTAGTCAGCAACAATTGCAACAAATTTCCCAGGCTATTACCGTCAAAGTACTTGCAAAAGATTTCTTGGGTTCAGGAAGTTTACTAAAAAATGAAGGACTGGTTTATACAGTTATCACTAATGCTCATGTGTTGAGAACTGCTGAACCTCCCTATCAAATTCAAACACCAGATGGGCTTATTTACCAAGCTACGATAGTTAAAAATGTGAGTTGGGACGGTAATGATTTGGGTTTGTTGCAGTTTCGCAGCACTGGTGCTGTTTATCAAGTGGGAAATTTGGCAGATTCTTCTAGCTTGGCTATTGGAGATAAGGTATTTGTGGGTGGATTTACTTCGAGGATTGAGGAGTCTCAGACAACCCGGTTTGTATTTACATCCGGTCAGGTTTCTTTGGTACTCGACAAAGCATTAGAGGCTGGTTACCAAATTGGTTATACCAATGATATCCGCAAAGGGATGAGTGGCGCACCTTTGTTAAACCATCGGGGTGAGATTGTGGGTATTAATGGGCGACATAAATATCCTCTGTGGGATGCTCCTGAATTCTATAAAGATGGGTCACAGGTTTGTAAACCTTTGAAGGAATTAATTACTAGTTCTAGTTTGGCAGTTCCAATCAAAACAGTGGTGCAGTTGGCTCCAAAATTTGCGCCAAAACCAAAAAATATTACTCAACAAAATCCTGAATTGATGCCAATAGAATCTGATTTTGAGCCAGAAAAAGATAAGTATATTCCCTATAGTATTTTGCAAATGCAAGCTGCTGCTGAGGCGGCAAAAAATTGCATTTAG
- a CDS encoding tetratricopeptide repeat-containing serine protease family protein, producing the protein MRFTGGLAAVLCGTAIVIVSPLVAKALTASQVYSIAQEITVRIDGANTGSGIIIERQGDSYTVVTCWHVVQEKGSYTIQTSDGRKYTINNSQVKRLGNVDLAVFQFSSNQNYRVAEKGNSDQVTGGKNVYIAGYPNIAGRNFQSLDGKISGRVQNPKDGYALLYTVQAFGGMSGGPILDEEGKLVGIHGRAETDPGGGGTAVLGIPLNTYLSLAPSAPPVAIKPTPQPTNPPQSGNTNNSKKDVEFFTQGYQKYKQGDWQGAIADYDQAIKINPNYADAYYNRGIARSDLGDNQGAIADYTQAIKINPNYAYAYHNRGIARSDLGDKQGAIADYNQAIRLNPNYDTAYYGRGSVRKELGDNQGAIADYTQALKINPNLAIAYYARSIPRKLLEDNQGAISDLQKAAELFKKQGDTVWYQKSLDLIKKYQQE; encoded by the coding sequence ATGAGGTTTACTGGTGGACTTGCGGCGGTTTTATGTGGTACAGCAATTGTGATTGTGTCGCCGTTAGTCGCTAAGGCGTTGACGGCTTCACAAGTTTATTCTATAGCGCAAGAAATTACAGTTCGCATTGATGGCGCGAATACTGGTTCTGGAATAATTATTGAGCGTCAAGGTGATAGTTATACTGTTGTGACTTGCTGGCATGTAGTACAAGAAAAAGGTAGCTACACTATCCAGACTTCTGATGGGAGGAAATATACAATCAACAATAGCCAAGTAAAACGATTAGGGAATGTTGATTTGGCTGTGTTTCAGTTTAGCAGTAACCAAAATTATCGCGTAGCAGAAAAAGGAAACTCTGACCAAGTTACAGGAGGTAAAAATGTTTATATTGCTGGTTATCCCAATATAGCAGGACGCAACTTTCAAAGTTTAGATGGGAAAATTTCTGGTCGGGTACAAAACCCCAAAGATGGCTATGCTTTGCTTTATACAGTGCAAGCTTTCGGAGGAATGAGTGGTGGTCCGATACTAGATGAGGAAGGGAAGTTAGTTGGTATTCACGGCCGCGCTGAAACTGATCCTGGTGGGGGTGGTACTGCGGTGTTAGGAATTCCGTTGAACACTTATTTAAGTCTTGCACCGTCTGCACCACCAGTGGCGATTAAGCCAACTCCTCAGCCAACAAATCCTCCACAATCTGGAAATACTAATAACTCAAAAAAAGATGTAGAGTTCTTTACTCAAGGTTATCAAAAGTATAAACAAGGTGACTGGCAAGGAGCGATCGCTGATTATGACCAAGCTATCAAAATTAATCCCAACTATGCCGATGCCTACTACAACCGGGGTATTGCTCGCAGTGACTTGGGAGATAACCAAGGTGCGATCGCTGATTACACCCAAGCTATCAAAATTAATCCCAACTATGCCTATGCCTACCACAACCGGGGTATTGCTCGCAGTGACTTGGGAGATAAGCAAGGTGCGATCGCTGATTATAACCAAGCCATTCGTCTTAATCCTAACTATGACACTGCTTACTATGGCCGGGGTAGTGTCCGCAAAGAATTGGGAGATAACCAAGGTGCGATCGCTGATTATACCCAAGCCCTCAAAATTAATCCGAACTTAGCCATTGCTTACTATGCCAGGAGTATTCCCCGCAAACTATTGGAGGATAACCAAGGGGCTATTAGCGATCTACAA